A window of the Desulfopila inferna genome harbors these coding sequences:
- a CDS encoding tetratricopeptide repeat protein encodes MKKKLATLFALLALSPLLTQCATQDDVSKLNYQLRVVNKKLEDMKMGTVGQMQQRQASSSSRIDELRQEILVLRGQLDEMAHYNRQLTEQNKELDLSLQQYAETMNTEIEKEIKALQTNYQTKEAKLDDLEKSLTQQQKVLQSIQESRIQEARKKAEAAALAAEKARARAKASSQALASSNGQEVVSIDANKTKTVYGNSAERKPSPQPTVQPEKTDSSASVSPPESTPQATPDSLESADKAYADGDFAKAYDLYEKYALEHKTGDKVITAKYMMGESLFNQEEYDQAILQYQNIISNHPSHARAASALLKQGMAFEKVSDFETAKIIYKKIATAYPSSPEAERAKERSSKIN; translated from the coding sequence ATGAAAAAGAAACTTGCTACCTTGTTCGCCCTCTTAGCTCTTTCTCCTCTCCTGACCCAATGTGCTACCCAGGATGATGTCAGCAAACTGAATTACCAACTGCGAGTCGTTAACAAGAAGTTGGAGGACATGAAGATGGGAACCGTCGGTCAGATGCAGCAGAGGCAGGCCTCCTCTTCCAGTCGAATTGACGAGCTGCGCCAGGAGATACTGGTTCTGCGCGGACAGCTGGATGAAATGGCGCACTACAACCGACAACTGACGGAGCAGAATAAGGAGCTTGATCTATCGTTGCAGCAGTATGCCGAAACAATGAACACCGAGATAGAAAAAGAAATAAAGGCGTTACAGACAAACTATCAGACAAAAGAGGCCAAGCTAGACGATTTGGAGAAATCCCTGACTCAACAACAGAAAGTGCTGCAATCCATTCAGGAATCCCGCATACAGGAAGCCCGAAAAAAAGCTGAGGCTGCCGCTCTTGCCGCTGAAAAGGCCAGAGCGCGCGCCAAAGCCTCAAGTCAGGCTCTTGCAAGTAGTAATGGCCAGGAGGTGGTGTCGATTGACGCCAATAAGACAAAAACGGTTTATGGCAATTCTGCAGAGAGGAAACCCTCACCACAACCAACCGTACAACCAGAGAAAACCGATTCCTCCGCTTCAGTGTCACCCCCTGAATCAACACCTCAAGCGACTCCTGACTCTTTAGAATCGGCCGATAAGGCGTATGCCGATGGAGATTTTGCCAAGGCGTATGATCTCTATGAAAAATATGCCCTGGAGCATAAAACCGGTGATAAAGTCATTACAGCCAAATATATGATGGGGGAAAGTCTTTTTAATCAGGAGGAGTACGACCAGGCTATTTTGCAGTATCAAAATATTATCTCCAATCATCCATCTCATGCACGCGCCGCTTCAGCACTGTTAAAGCAGGGGATGGCTTTTGAAAAAGTATCCGATTTTGAGACGGCCAAGATAATATACAAGAAAATTGCGACTGCATATCCTTCCTCACCTGAGGCGGAGAGAGCCAAAGAACGAAGCTCAAAGATAAACTGA